The following are encoded together in the Terriglobales bacterium genome:
- a CDS encoding 2Fe-2S iron-sulfur cluster-binding protein has product MPEEKNPQTGATATAEQEQRPGTVRVTFLPENKTVEYEHGKLPYKDHGKPESILDIALNHGVFLDHACGGNCACTTCHVWVKQGADALTEMDDDEADRLDMAADLQLNSRLGCQAQITKPGHVVVEIPAWNRNYVSEGGHEKD; this is encoded by the coding sequence ATGCCTGAAGAGAAGAACCCGCAAACCGGCGCCACCGCCACGGCCGAGCAGGAGCAGCGCCCCGGCACGGTGCGCGTCACGTTCCTGCCGGAGAACAAGACGGTCGAGTACGAGCACGGCAAGCTTCCGTACAAGGACCACGGCAAGCCGGAGTCGATCCTCGACATCGCGCTGAACCACGGTGTGTTCCTCGACCACGCCTGCGGCGGAAACTGCGCGTGCACAACCTGCCACGTGTGGGTGAAGCAAGGCGCCGACGCGCTCACCGAGATGGATGACGACGAGGCCGACCGCCTCGACATGGCCGCCGACCTGCAGCTCAATTCGCGTCTCGGTTGCCAGGCGCAGATCACCAAGCCCGGCCACGTCGTGGTCGAGATTCCCGCGTGGAACAGGAATTACGTGTCGGAGGGCGGACACGAGAAGGACTAG
- the hscB gene encoding Fe-S protein assembly co-chaperone HscB gives MATESKIRDAAESGSESSAQDFFGIFGLPRRLNIDLKALEREFYRLSRKLHPDLYARASAEEQAWSLEQSSRLNDAYRTLRDPIARTEYLLKLEGVQLEEQSRAATDQARESGTQKKQVVPADLLEEVFDLNMQLEEMRAAKKMGEQADASVQRDLETARINFTARLEAISAQLQTLWSEWDAAAARCGSGAERNHVRDKIVDLLNRRSYIRNLVRDVNEALEA, from the coding sequence ATGGCGACCGAAAGCAAAATCCGCGATGCCGCAGAATCCGGAAGCGAGTCCTCCGCGCAGGACTTCTTCGGCATCTTCGGCCTGCCGCGCCGCCTGAACATTGACCTGAAGGCGCTGGAGCGCGAGTTCTACCGCCTGAGCCGCAAGCTGCATCCCGATCTGTACGCCCGGGCCTCCGCCGAAGAGCAGGCCTGGAGCCTGGAGCAAAGCTCGCGCTTGAACGACGCTTATCGCACGCTGCGCGACCCCATCGCCCGCACTGAGTACCTGCTGAAGCTGGAAGGCGTGCAACTGGAAGAGCAGTCGCGGGCCGCGACCGATCAGGCGCGCGAATCGGGAACACAGAAGAAGCAGGTTGTTCCCGCCGATCTGCTGGAAGAGGTTTTCGATCTGAACATGCAGCTCGAGGAGATGCGTGCCGCGAAAAAGATGGGCGAGCAGGCCGATGCGAGCGTGCAGCGTGACCTGGAAACCGCGCGCATCAACTTTACCGCCCGCCTGGAGGCGATTTCAGCCCAGCTGCAAACACTTTGGAGTGAGTGGGACGCGGCCGCCGCGCGCTGCGGCTCCGGCGCCGAGCGCAATCATGTCCGCGACAAGATCGTGGACCTGCTCAACCGGCGCAGCTACATCCGCAACCTGGTGCGCGACGTCAACGAGGCATTGGAGGCTTAA
- the hscA gene encoding Fe-S protein assembly chaperone HscA: protein MAETPQTERVVGIDLGTTNSLVAYMQGDTPVVIPGEDGSNLVPSLVALDENGQIIVGNPARRYLIETPERAVYSIKRLMGRGIEDVQDELKLFPFRLADNLAPGEVLRIRLGEHEYTPPEISAFILRQLRKNAERYFGAPVKKAVITVPAYFNDAQRQATKDAGRIAGLEVLRLVNEPTAASLAYGLDKKRDGIVAVYDLGGGTFDISVLKLHEGIFEVIATAGDTHLGGDDIDNLLITIALDDIRGDMGVDLRRNAEAVQAIRKAVIDAKIALSSRDPVFLEAELPGGHRYQREITRKQFEQLIEPIIQRTVGPVKQALADAKLTPAQIDEAVLVGGSTRIPRVRALVRELFQREPHIELNPDEVVALGAAVQANILAGGSAATEEMLLLDVTPLSLGIEALGGVVAKIIHRNSTIPASATEHFTTGVEGQTSVAIHVVQGERELAADNRSLARFDLKGIPPMPAGLPRIEVKFLIDANGILHVSAREQRSGKEAEVSVKPTYGLTDEQVESMILESFDYAEEDFRRRQIAEARVEADNILLHLGKARLNPAWQQLANDERARITKFEDEVKRAAKADDYRAIREAVERLNQATQRLAELMMDSAVSSALKGKTMETADVGEGPAAPHPFAPAEIEKS, encoded by the coding sequence ATGGCAGAAACACCCCAAACCGAACGCGTGGTCGGTATTGACCTCGGCACGACGAACTCACTCGTTGCCTACATGCAAGGCGACACGCCGGTGGTCATCCCCGGCGAAGACGGCTCGAACCTCGTCCCTTCGCTGGTCGCGCTCGACGAAAACGGCCAGATCATCGTTGGCAATCCGGCGCGCAGGTACCTGATCGAAACGCCGGAGCGCGCCGTGTATTCGATCAAGCGGCTCATGGGCCGCGGCATCGAAGATGTCCAGGACGAACTGAAGCTGTTCCCCTTCCGCCTTGCTGACAATCTCGCGCCTGGCGAAGTGCTGCGCATCAGGCTCGGCGAACACGAGTACACGCCGCCGGAGATTTCCGCGTTCATCCTGCGCCAGCTTCGCAAGAACGCTGAGCGCTACTTCGGCGCGCCGGTAAAAAAGGCGGTCATCACCGTGCCGGCGTACTTCAATGACGCGCAGCGCCAGGCCACCAAAGACGCCGGCCGCATCGCCGGACTGGAGGTCCTGCGCCTGGTGAATGAGCCCACGGCCGCGTCGCTGGCCTACGGGCTCGACAAGAAGCGCGACGGCATCGTCGCCGTCTACGACCTGGGCGGTGGCACGTTCGACATCTCGGTGCTCAAGCTGCACGAGGGCATCTTCGAAGTGATCGCGACCGCCGGCGACACGCACCTGGGCGGCGACGACATCGACAACCTGCTGATCACCATCGCGCTCGACGACATCCGCGGGGACATGGGTGTGGACCTCCGCCGCAACGCCGAGGCCGTGCAAGCCATCCGCAAGGCGGTGATCGACGCCAAGATCGCGCTCTCGTCGCGCGATCCGGTCTTCCTCGAAGCCGAATTGCCGGGCGGACACAGGTATCAGCGCGAAATCACGCGCAAGCAATTCGAGCAGCTTATTGAGCCAATTATCCAGCGCACCGTCGGCCCGGTGAAGCAGGCGCTGGCCGACGCCAAGCTTACGCCGGCGCAGATCGACGAAGCCGTGCTGGTGGGCGGCTCCACGCGCATTCCGCGCGTGCGCGCGCTGGTGCGCGAGTTGTTCCAGCGGGAGCCGCATATCGAGCTGAATCCCGACGAAGTCGTCGCGCTCGGCGCGGCCGTGCAGGCCAACATTTTGGCCGGAGGCTCTGCCGCCACCGAAGAGATGCTGCTGCTCGACGTCACGCCGCTGTCGCTCGGCATCGAGGCGCTGGGCGGCGTGGTCGCCAAGATCATCCATCGCAACTCGACCATTCCAGCGTCTGCGACGGAGCACTTCACTACCGGCGTCGAAGGGCAGACCAGCGTGGCCATTCACGTCGTGCAGGGCGAGCGCGAACTCGCCGCCGACAATCGCTCGCTGGCGCGCTTCGACCTGAAGGGCATCCCGCCCATGCCGGCGGGCCTGCCGCGCATCGAAGTGAAATTCCTGATTGACGCCAACGGCATCCTGCACGTCTCCGCGCGCGAGCAGCGCAGCGGCAAAGAGGCCGAGGTCTCGGTGAAGCCGACCTACGGCCTGACCGATGAGCAGGTCGAAAGCATGATCCTGGAGTCGTTTGACTACGCCGAGGAGGATTTCCGCCGCCGCCAGATCGCTGAAGCGCGCGTGGAAGCCGACAACATCCTGCTGCACCTGGGAAAGGCGCGGCTGAACCCGGCGTGGCAGCAGCTGGCGAACGACGAGCGTGCTCGGATCACCAAATTCGAAGACGAGGTGAAACGCGCGGCGAAGGCCGACGACTACCGCGCCATCCGCGAAGCCGTGGAGCGGCTGAACCAGGCGACCCAGCGGCTCGCCGAGTTGATGATGGATTCCGCCGTCTCCAGCGCGCTCAAGGGCAAGACGATGGAAACGGCCGATGTGGGCGAAGGCCCGGCGGCGCCGCATCCGTTCGCGCCGGCGGAGATTGAGAAGAGCTAG
- the iscU gene encoding Fe-S cluster assembly scaffold IscU, which translates to MAYSDKVLDHYTNPRNVGSLDKTSPNVGTGLVGAPECGDVMKLQIKVNPESNIIEEAKFKTFGCGSAIASSSLATEWVKGKTVEEALGIKNTDIVRELSLPPVKIHCSVLAEDAIRAAIHDWKKKQGLGEPAAAPATAEKSA; encoded by the coding sequence ATGGCATACAGCGACAAGGTTCTGGACCACTACACCAATCCGCGCAACGTCGGCTCGCTCGACAAGACGAGCCCCAACGTGGGCACCGGGCTGGTCGGCGCGCCCGAGTGCGGCGACGTGATGAAGCTGCAGATCAAGGTCAATCCCGAGAGCAACATCATCGAGGAAGCCAAGTTCAAGACCTTCGGCTGCGGCTCGGCCATCGCTTCGTCGTCGCTGGCGACTGAGTGGGTGAAGGGCAAGACCGTGGAAGAGGCGCTCGGCATCAAGAACACCGACATTGTGCGCGAGCTGTCGCTTCCCCCGGTGAAGATCCACTGCTCGGTGCTGGCCGAGGACGCGATCCGCGCCGCCATCCACGACTGGAAGAAGAAGCAGGGCTTGGGTGAGCCGGCCGCCGCTCCAGCCACGGCCGAGAAGAGCGCGTAA
- a CDS encoding VOC family protein codes for MRIATVVLGVSDVQRSVAFYRDTLGLKLTGQIEALAFLDGGGLMLVLSEPLARHLGQGAGASEVVFGVDGVREHYDMLRERGVKFTVEPRVINGAQWAANFDDPDGHHLCIFGSERRSRETGASA; via the coding sequence ATGAGGATCGCGACCGTGGTGCTGGGTGTGAGCGACGTGCAGCGCTCCGTCGCGTTCTATCGCGATACGCTTGGCCTCAAGCTCACCGGCCAGATCGAAGCCTTGGCCTTCCTCGATGGCGGAGGGCTCATGCTGGTGCTCAGTGAGCCGCTGGCAAGGCATCTCGGTCAGGGTGCCGGTGCCTCTGAGGTGGTGTTCGGCGTCGATGGCGTGCGCGAGCATTACGACATGCTTCGGGAGCGCGGCGTGAAGTTCACCGTCGAGCCGCGGGTCATTAACGGCGCGCAATGGGCGGCAAACTTCGACGATCCCGACGGCCATCACCTTTGCATTTTCGGCAGCGAACGCCGCAGCCGAGAAACAGGCGCATCCGCATGA
- a CDS encoding IscS subfamily cysteine desulfurase has translation MSSKGIITETKSGNGHGNGDGNANANVKLPIYMDNHATTPVDPRVLEEMLPYFTDRFGNAASRNHSFGWIAEEATETARERIARLIGATTKEVIFTSGATESDNLAIKGVAEMYREKGNHIITAVTEHKAVLDTCKRLEKYGYRVTYLPVQKNGLIDLDDLKRAMDDKTILVTIMFANNEIGVIQPVEEIGKLCHERGVIFHTDATQAIGKVPVNVIQQNIDLASISAHKMYGPKGVGALYVRRKNPRVQVSPIIDGGGHERGMRSGTLNVPGIVGLGKAAALAHEEMPEEMKKLAGLRDRLKDKITAELDEVYINGTLERRLPGNLNISFAYVEGESLLMGINDIAVSSGSACTSATLEPSYVLKALGTGDDLAHSSIRFGIGRFNTQAEVDYVAERVVETVKRLRELSPLYEMAKEGIDLTKVQWAAE, from the coding sequence ATGAGCAGCAAGGGAATCATTACTGAGACGAAGAGCGGCAACGGCCACGGCAACGGCGATGGAAACGCAAACGCGAACGTGAAGCTGCCCATCTACATGGACAACCACGCCACCACGCCAGTCGATCCGCGCGTGCTGGAGGAGATGCTGCCGTACTTCACCGACCGCTTCGGCAACGCCGCCAGCCGCAACCACTCCTTCGGCTGGATCGCCGAAGAGGCAACCGAAACCGCGCGCGAGCGAATCGCGAGGCTGATCGGCGCGACCACCAAGGAGGTCATCTTCACCTCCGGCGCCACCGAGAGCGACAACCTCGCCATCAAGGGCGTGGCGGAGATGTATCGCGAGAAGGGCAACCACATCATCACCGCCGTTACCGAGCACAAGGCCGTGCTCGATACCTGCAAGCGGCTGGAGAAGTACGGCTACCGCGTGACTTACCTGCCGGTGCAGAAGAACGGCCTTATCGACCTCGACGACCTGAAGCGCGCGATGGACGACAAGACGATTCTCGTCACCATCATGTTCGCCAACAACGAAATTGGCGTGATCCAGCCGGTTGAGGAGATCGGCAAGCTGTGCCATGAGCGCGGCGTGATCTTCCACACCGACGCGACGCAGGCCATCGGCAAAGTGCCCGTCAACGTGATCCAGCAGAACATCGACCTGGCCTCGATCTCGGCGCACAAGATGTACGGTCCCAAGGGCGTGGGCGCACTCTACGTTCGGCGCAAGAATCCCCGCGTGCAGGTGTCGCCTATCATCGATGGCGGCGGGCACGAGCGCGGCATGCGCTCCGGCACGCTGAACGTGCCTGGCATTGTGGGACTCGGCAAGGCCGCGGCGCTGGCGCACGAAGAGATGCCCGAAGAGATGAAGAAGCTCGCCGGCTTGCGCGACCGCCTGAAGGACAAAATCACGGCCGAACTGGACGAGGTGTACATCAACGGCACCCTGGAGCGCCGCCTGCCGGGCAATCTGAACATCAGCTTTGCCTATGTGGAAGGCGAGTCGCTGCTGATGGGCATCAACGACATCGCGGTTTCGAGCGGTTCGGCGTGCACGTCGGCGACGCTGGAGCCCTCATACGTGCTCAAGGCGCTGGGCACGGGCGACGACCTGGCGCACAGCTCCATCCGCTTCGGCATCGGCCGCTTCAACACGCAGGCCGAGGTGGATTACGTGGCCGAGCGCGTGGTGGAAACCGTGAAGCGCCTGCGCGAGCTTTCGCCGCTGTACGAAATGGCCAAGGAAGGCATTGACCTGACCAAGGTGCAGTGGGCGGCAGAGTAG
- a CDS encoding cupin domain-containing protein, giving the protein MNPRLASDAVIKRFDSPDEVREFEEGRFEIVNVGGMTLGRATYQPGWKWSVHVGKALGKSFCDVEHVGVVVSGHAVAAMRDGRIIDLRAGDIFHIGPEHDSWVVGNEPYVSIHLTGAGKYANK; this is encoded by the coding sequence ATGAATCCACGGCTCGCCAGCGACGCCGTCATCAAGCGCTTCGACTCGCCCGATGAGGTCCGCGAGTTCGAGGAGGGCCGCTTCGAGATTGTGAACGTCGGGGGCATGACGCTTGGCCGCGCCACCTATCAGCCGGGATGGAAATGGTCGGTGCATGTGGGCAAGGCGCTGGGCAAGTCCTTCTGCGACGTTGAGCACGTCGGAGTGGTCGTCTCCGGCCACGCGGTCGCGGCCATGCGCGACGGCCGGATCATTGATCTGCGCGCCGGCGACATCTTCCATATCGGCCCGGAGCACGACAGCTGGGTCGTGGGTAACGAGCCCTACGTTTCGATCCACCTGACGGGCGCCGGGAAGTACGCGAACAAGTGA
- the iscX gene encoding Fe-S cluster assembly protein IscX, with amino-acid sequence MADELTWDDAEEIGILLAETYPGQNPLELRFTDLHKKVTGLPAFADDPKASNEGKLEAIQMAWYEEYQDAQQNQ; translated from the coding sequence ATGGCCGACGAACTCACCTGGGACGACGCCGAAGAAATCGGCATTCTGCTGGCCGAGACGTATCCCGGCCAGAACCCGCTCGAACTCCGCTTCACCGACCTGCACAAGAAGGTCACCGGCCTGCCCGCCTTCGCCGACGATCCCAAGGCTTCGAACGAGGGCAAACTCGAAGCCATCCAGATGGCCTGGTACGAGGAGTACCAGGACGCGCAGCAGAACCAGTAG
- a CDS encoding TonB-dependent receptor codes for MKRVVCATLLLMLAAALAWPQGTTSRITGIVTDTTGAVVAGAAVTVINEGTNQSFRTTSSGSGAYVVDSLQIGRYSVSVEARGFRKFVSTGNVLEIGTPASVNVMLQVGASTETVEVQGGYELVQTQSSGNFGGVVDNATLTELPVVGVRGRNSLDILRVVPGVQIGDGLRCNTGGCSSVNGQRDRSFNYTLDGIDTNETSAGGSELSPARINPDSISEFKVITGQTTAEYGRSPGAQVTMVTKSGTNHFHGNGFWFYQTPAITANTNANKSATPQIERPQFIQNIYGGSLGGPIWKNKTFFFANVQLLHAKNNSTVTRTVYTDTIKNQGLFRYALGQQNRPAGVAGASVDTNGNPIVPISSYNIVTNDPAHLGLDPVMKAFLALAPSPNNFTVGDGLNTAGFTFTTPQLEQQVDSVIKIDHVFDAKNSVFFRWAGGHQNTIADTANSGQPRFPSAPPSVNTLRRPRNIAVNWRTTPNASITNELVLGMNRFGFEFNNPALENSSQTFPPFVTNLVTDPRLTAAGNSRYLTTYQLVDNFTLAGGAHTWRFGTNLRYARHIDHRGGIGSLNAEPQITFSTSANPVNDTTFAIPTTGANAVNSNDRSRLRSAINDLLGRIGEIQQGYVAANDSTFKPIGSFNLMDHRWPEYDFYAQDTWKLRPNFVVDLGLRLEARLAPDLVSFKNLVPDQPFAFGTTPSSTLKWVEGNYFKSDWNNLGPSIGFAWDPFKSGKTSIRANYRLAYDRINTFSFSSTVFQGLPGLTYQLRDTTLGQGGLRAKDWRVPAPPTTPLALRQLPAVSTNSITVADPNMRTPKVNMYGLSIEREVWKNTVLSATYNGRHGVGLYGAYNANQLDYRNNGFLAAFKAIQAGGTSALMDQITAPDRNAGETSRAYITRMSSTALATNDVAGLANILANRILSSGQTLVQAAGLSPFFFKPYPQVLGGLIVLDTNDSSTYHGFTLQLQQRPKNGLLYAVSWTWSKSEDTRSFDPTFTTAATGSGQSAASTPWDIRNRSLNWAPSDLDRTHVLQGHFVYELPFGHGKRFGSSASGFLDRVIGGWEVASFWTYQTGRPVTIYSGANTFSNNVGTPASCAGKCDPYVGAVMRDPATNNPFYMFSLPYNSAAGTRTLSDGSVLSIPAAGEFSNLGRNYWRLPIYANVNATFAKSFRIVEGQSLQLRLEAQNLTNSSMYDFVTARTFNIQDPTFMRIRPDVDGPAGNSARRIQLSMKYNF; via the coding sequence ATGAAGCGAGTAGTGTGCGCGACACTATTGCTGATGCTGGCTGCCGCCCTGGCCTGGCCGCAGGGCACTACCAGCCGCATCACCGGCATCGTCACCGACACGACCGGCGCGGTCGTGGCCGGCGCCGCCGTCACCGTGATCAACGAGGGCACCAACCAGTCCTTCCGGACCACTTCGAGCGGCAGCGGCGCCTACGTGGTGGACAGCCTGCAAATCGGCAGGTATTCGGTGAGCGTCGAGGCCCGAGGGTTTCGCAAGTTCGTCTCGACCGGCAACGTGCTGGAGATCGGCACGCCGGCCAGCGTGAACGTCATGCTCCAGGTCGGCGCTTCCACCGAGACCGTCGAAGTGCAGGGCGGCTACGAACTGGTGCAGACGCAGAGTTCGGGCAATTTCGGCGGCGTGGTGGACAACGCCACGCTCACCGAGCTGCCAGTGGTCGGGGTTCGCGGGCGCAACTCGCTCGACATCCTGCGGGTTGTCCCCGGTGTCCAGATCGGCGACGGACTCCGCTGCAACACTGGTGGGTGCTCAAGCGTCAACGGCCAACGCGACCGCTCGTTCAACTACACGCTCGACGGGATTGATACCAATGAGACCAGCGCCGGCGGCTCGGAGTTGTCGCCCGCGCGCATCAACCCCGATTCCATTTCAGAGTTCAAAGTGATCACCGGGCAGACGACGGCCGAATACGGCCGCAGCCCGGGTGCTCAGGTCACCATGGTGACCAAGTCGGGCACCAATCACTTCCATGGAAACGGCTTCTGGTTCTATCAGACGCCCGCGATCACCGCCAACACCAACGCCAACAAGTCGGCCACCCCGCAGATCGAGCGTCCGCAGTTCATCCAGAACATCTACGGCGGTTCGCTGGGAGGTCCCATCTGGAAGAACAAGACCTTCTTCTTCGCTAACGTTCAGTTGCTGCACGCCAAGAACAACAGCACCGTCACCCGCACGGTGTATACCGACACCATCAAGAACCAGGGTCTGTTCCGCTACGCGCTGGGGCAGCAGAACCGTCCCGCCGGCGTGGCCGGCGCGTCGGTGGATACCAACGGCAATCCCATCGTTCCCATCAGCAGCTACAACATCGTGACCAACGACCCGGCGCACCTGGGGCTCGATCCGGTGATGAAGGCGTTCCTGGCGCTGGCGCCTTCGCCGAACAACTTCACCGTCGGCGACGGCCTCAATACCGCCGGGTTCACCTTCACTACGCCGCAACTGGAGCAGCAGGTGGACTCGGTCATTAAGATTGACCACGTTTTCGATGCCAAGAACAGTGTTTTCTTCCGCTGGGCCGGCGGACACCAGAACACCATCGCCGATACGGCGAACTCCGGGCAGCCGCGCTTTCCCTCCGCGCCGCCGTCGGTTAACACGCTGCGGCGCCCCCGCAACATTGCCGTGAACTGGCGCACAACCCCCAACGCCAGCATCACCAACGAACTCGTTCTCGGCATGAACCGCTTTGGCTTCGAGTTCAATAATCCGGCCCTGGAGAACTCGAGCCAGACGTTTCCGCCGTTTGTGACCAACCTGGTGACCGATCCACGGCTGACCGCCGCTGGCAACTCGCGCTATCTGACCACCTATCAGTTGGTGGACAACTTTACTCTGGCCGGCGGCGCCCACACCTGGCGCTTCGGCACGAACCTGCGCTACGCGCGGCACATTGACCATCGTGGCGGCATCGGCTCCCTCAATGCCGAACCGCAGATCACGTTCAGCACCAGCGCCAATCCGGTGAACGACACCACCTTCGCCATTCCAACCACCGGCGCCAACGCAGTGAATTCGAACGATCGCTCCCGCCTGCGCAGCGCGATCAATGACCTGCTGGGCCGTATCGGCGAGATCCAGCAGGGCTACGTGGCCGCCAACGACAGCACCTTCAAGCCCATCGGCAGCTTCAACCTCATGGACCATCGCTGGCCCGAATACGATTTCTACGCGCAAGATACGTGGAAGCTCCGTCCCAACTTCGTGGTGGACCTCGGACTGCGGCTGGAAGCGCGGCTGGCCCCCGATCTGGTCAGCTTCAAGAACCTGGTGCCTGACCAGCCATTCGCCTTCGGCACAACACCTTCGAGCACGCTCAAGTGGGTCGAAGGCAACTACTTCAAGAGCGACTGGAACAACCTGGGACCCTCGATTGGGTTTGCCTGGGACCCGTTCAAGTCCGGGAAGACTTCAATACGCGCCAACTACCGCCTGGCCTACGACCGCATCAACACCTTCTCGTTTTCCTCCACGGTTTTCCAGGGCCTGCCTGGGCTGACGTACCAGTTGCGCGACACCACGCTGGGGCAGGGCGGGCTGCGCGCCAAGGACTGGCGCGTTCCTGCTCCGCCGACCACGCCGCTGGCCCTGCGCCAGCTGCCGGCGGTCAGCACCAACAGCATCACCGTTGCCGATCCGAACATGCGCACCCCCAAGGTGAACATGTACGGCCTCAGCATCGAGCGCGAAGTCTGGAAGAACACGGTGCTGAGCGCGACGTATAACGGACGCCACGGCGTGGGGCTGTACGGCGCCTACAACGCCAATCAGCTCGACTACCGCAACAATGGTTTCCTGGCCGCCTTCAAGGCCATCCAGGCGGGAGGAACCAGCGCGCTCATGGACCAGATCACCGCGCCCGACCGCAACGCCGGCGAGACCTCGCGCGCGTATATCACTCGCATGTCTTCCACCGCGCTGGCGACCAACGACGTTGCCGGGCTGGCCAACATTCTGGCGAACCGCATCCTGTCGAGCGGGCAGACGCTGGTGCAGGCAGCCGGGCTCAGCCCCTTCTTTTTCAAGCCCTACCCGCAGGTGTTGGGCGGCCTGATTGTGCTCGACACGAACGACTCTTCCACCTATCACGGGTTCACGCTGCAATTGCAGCAGCGGCCGAAGAACGGCCTGCTCTACGCCGTCTCCTGGACGTGGTCGAAGTCGGAGGACACGCGGTCATTCGACCCCACGTTCACGACGGCCGCCACCGGCTCGGGCCAGTCGGCCGCCTCCACGCCATGGGACATCCGCAACCGCAGCCTGAACTGGGCGCCCTCTGACCTGGACCGCACTCACGTCCTGCAAGGGCACTTTGTCTACGAGCTGCCCTTCGGCCACGGCAAGCGCTTCGGCAGCAGCGCCAGCGGCTTTCTGGACCGCGTGATTGGCGGCTGGGAAGTTGCCAGCTTCTGGACCTATCAGACGGGACGGCCGGTGACCATCTACAGCGGAGCCAACACCTTCAGCAATAACGTTGGCACACCGGCATCGTGCGCCGGCAAGTGCGACCCGTACGTCGGCGCTGTGATGCGCGACCCCGCCACCAACAATCCTTTCTACATGTTCTCCCTGCCCTACAATTCCGCCGCGGGCACCCGCACCCTCTCCGACGGTTCGGTCCTCTCCATTCCGGCGGCGGGCGAATTCAGCAACCTCGGCCGCAACTACTGGCGTCTTCCGATTTACGCCAATGTGAACGCCACGTTTGCCAAATCGTTTCGCATCGTCGAAGGCCAGAGCCTGCAGCTTCGGCTGGAGGCGCAGAACCTGACCAACTCGTCCATGTATGACTTCGTCACCGCACGGACGTTCAACATTCAGGACCCGACGTTTATGCGGATCCGGCCTGACGTGGACGGCCCGGCCGGCAATTCGGCGCGCCGTATCCAGCTCTCCATGAAGTACAACTTCTAG
- a CDS encoding Rrf2 family transcriptional regulator has product MRPIRSGFVVPAEAAPMLKLTKKADYGLIAMRHLAAHRRGAHSAKDLAEAYGIPQEALAKILQKLVKAGLLISQHGTHGGYALAREARTISAFEVIEAIDGPMFIASCFGTDNDCLQTTRCTVREPLRRVGDSIQEVLTRLTISDMARPADAGAGCCESETAAPSELVRLT; this is encoded by the coding sequence ATGCGACCAATTCGGTCGGGATTCGTGGTCCCGGCTGAGGCAGCGCCGATGCTGAAGCTCACCAAGAAGGCCGACTACGGGCTCATTGCCATGCGACACCTGGCCGCGCACCGCCGGGGAGCGCACAGCGCCAAAGATCTGGCGGAAGCCTACGGCATCCCTCAGGAGGCGCTGGCCAAGATCCTGCAGAAGCTGGTGAAGGCGGGCCTGCTGATTTCGCAGCACGGCACGCACGGTGGCTACGCGCTGGCGCGCGAGGCGCGCACCATTTCTGCCTTCGAGGTCATCGAGGCGATCGATGGGCCCATGTTCATCGCCTCCTGCTTCGGCACCGACAACGATTGCCTGCAGACCACGCGCTGCACTGTGCGCGAGCCGCTGCGCCGCGTGGGCGACAGCATTCAGGAAGTCCTGACGCGGCTGACGATTTCAGACATGGCCCGCCCTGCGGACGCCGGCGCCGGCTGCTGCGAGAGCGAGACGGCAGCTCCCTCCGAACTGGTGCGGCTGACCTGA
- a CDS encoding iron-sulfur cluster assembly accessory protein has product MKTTLDNPEKLEQIETNATPTFAPAASSAGQGEAPPAPGIQVTPRAVERIRAAMAKEGISPADGGLRLGVQGGGCSGLTYHLRFDSQPRERDRVFTFDGVRVFVDPKSFLYLHGMTLDYQETLMRRGFEFINPNSSKSCGCGTSFSG; this is encoded by the coding sequence ATGAAGACGACGCTCGACAACCCGGAGAAGCTGGAGCAGATAGAAACGAACGCCACGCCCACCTTCGCGCCTGCAGCCAGTTCCGCAGGCCAGGGCGAAGCTCCGCCTGCGCCGGGAATTCAAGTAACGCCGCGAGCGGTGGAGCGCATCCGCGCGGCCATGGCCAAGGAGGGCATTTCGCCCGCCGATGGCGGGCTGCGCCTGGGCGTGCAGGGCGGCGGCTGCTCGGGGCTCACCTATCACCTGCGCTTCGATTCGCAGCCGCGCGAGCGCGACCGCGTCTTCACCTTCGACGGCGTGCGCGTCTTCGTCGATCCGAAGTCGTTCCTCTACCTGCACGGCATGACGCTCGATTACCAGGAGACGCTGATGCGCCGGGGATTCGAGTTCATCAATCCCAACTCCAGCAAGTCATGCGGCTGCGGGACGTCGTTTTCGGGCTGA